From a single Collibacillus ludicampi genomic region:
- a CDS encoding ketol-acid reductoisomerase, with translation MAKMYYDHDAELGVLQGKTVAVIGYGSQGHAQAQNLRDSGIKVVIGIRPGRSAEQAEQDGFTVLGVAEAVQASDLIMILIPDERQAQTYREEIAPHLRAGQMLMFSHGFNIHYGQITPPADVDVAMVAPKSPGHLVRRVFTQGFGTPGLLAVHQDATGNAKEIALAYAKGIGCTRAGVIETTFKEETETDLFGEQTVLCGGVSALVKAGFETLVEAGYQPEAAYFECLHELKLIVDLMYEGGLARMRYSISDTAEFGDYVTGPRIIGPEVKERMKEVLAEIQNGEFAKKWILENQANRPFFNATRRKEAEHPIEEVGARLREMMNWIQK, from the coding sequence ATGGCTAAAATGTACTATGATCACGATGCTGAATTGGGAGTATTGCAAGGGAAAACAGTTGCTGTAATCGGTTATGGTTCACAAGGGCACGCGCAAGCACAAAATTTGCGGGATTCCGGTATTAAAGTCGTAATCGGAATTCGCCCAGGGCGTTCCGCAGAGCAGGCGGAACAAGACGGATTTACCGTTCTAGGCGTCGCTGAAGCTGTGCAAGCGTCAGATTTAATCATGATCTTGATTCCGGATGAAAGGCAGGCACAAACGTACCGTGAGGAGATCGCACCTCATCTGCGTGCAGGACAAATGCTGATGTTCTCACACGGGTTCAACATCCATTACGGTCAGATCACACCTCCAGCCGATGTTGACGTTGCCATGGTTGCTCCGAAAAGCCCCGGTCACTTGGTTCGCCGCGTGTTTACACAAGGATTCGGCACACCTGGACTGTTAGCGGTACACCAGGATGCAACCGGCAACGCCAAGGAGATCGCACTCGCATATGCGAAAGGGATAGGTTGTACGCGTGCGGGAGTGATTGAAACAACATTTAAAGAAGAGACGGAAACAGATCTGTTTGGCGAACAGACCGTTCTTTGCGGAGGTGTTTCAGCGCTTGTCAAAGCCGGTTTTGAAACACTGGTGGAAGCAGGGTATCAACCGGAAGCCGCGTATTTTGAATGTTTGCATGAGTTGAAATTAATCGTCGATCTGATGTATGAAGGCGGATTGGCACGTATGCGATACTCAATCAGCGACACTGCCGAGTTTGGAGATTATGTAACAGGACCCCGTATCATCGGACCTGAAGTCAAAGAACGCATGAAAGAAGTGCTTGCTGAGATTCAAAACGGTGAATTTGCTAAAAAATGGATTCTTGAGAATCAGGCCAATCGTCCGTTTTTCAATGCGACGCGCAGAAAGGAAGCGGAACACCCGATCGAGGAAGTTGGAGCTCGTCTGCGTGAGATGATGAACTGGATTCAAAAATAA
- a CDS encoding 2-isopropylmalate synthase has translation MRKIEIFDTTLRDGEQSPGVNLSQEEKLEIARQLRRLGVDVIEAGFAAASPGDFQAVKRIADEVRGVTICSLARSLPNDIESAYEAIKGAEHARIHVFLATSDIHMRYKLRMTPDQVIEQIDQAVRYAKKFVDNVQFSAEDAGRTDLEFLAKVAETAIRAGAVVFNVPDTVGYMTPAEYAARFQYLREHVPNIDKVKLSCHCHDDLGMAVANTLAAIQGGCDQVEVAVNGIGERAGNAALEEVVMALATRADAYQAETSIEFAQIARTSRLVSKLTGMVVPPNKAIVGANAFAHESGIHQDGVLKEKTTYEIIRPETVGFQESRLVLGKHSGRHAFQEKLAELGYELDTEALSAVFQKFKELCDKKKTVTDEDILSLLDDQSVAHHEDYYSLEYLHISCGTAGVPTATLRVRSKDHEVIEEAAVGNGAVDAIYRAIDRITGETAELVQYQISSVTGGGDALGEVRVQLKQNEVVSNGRAVSTDVLVASAKAYLDAVNRIIKKRVDVQGAGYRHKTMSVSQG, from the coding sequence ATGCGCAAAATTGAAATCTTCGACACGACTCTGCGCGATGGTGAACAATCACCTGGAGTAAATCTGAGTCAAGAAGAAAAATTGGAGATTGCTCGTCAATTGCGCCGACTTGGGGTGGACGTGATCGAAGCAGGCTTTGCTGCCGCATCGCCAGGTGACTTTCAAGCGGTGAAACGGATAGCCGACGAAGTGAGAGGGGTGACGATCTGTTCGCTCGCTCGCAGTCTACCGAACGATATTGAAAGTGCTTATGAAGCGATTAAAGGTGCGGAACATGCACGCATTCACGTCTTCCTCGCCACCTCCGATATTCATATGCGTTACAAATTGCGCATGACACCCGACCAGGTGATAGAACAGATCGATCAAGCGGTTCGTTATGCGAAAAAATTTGTCGATAACGTTCAATTTTCTGCGGAAGACGCAGGTCGAACCGATCTCGAATTTCTCGCCAAGGTGGCAGAGACGGCCATCCGTGCCGGTGCAGTTGTATTCAATGTCCCTGATACGGTAGGTTATATGACACCTGCTGAATATGCTGCCCGCTTCCAGTACCTCCGCGAACATGTGCCGAACATCGATAAAGTCAAACTGTCCTGCCACTGCCATGATGACCTGGGTATGGCTGTAGCCAACACATTGGCGGCTATTCAGGGAGGTTGCGATCAGGTGGAGGTTGCGGTAAACGGAATTGGCGAACGGGCGGGGAACGCAGCTTTGGAAGAAGTTGTGATGGCTTTGGCAACCCGTGCAGATGCGTATCAAGCGGAAACTTCCATCGAATTCGCGCAGATCGCACGAACCAGTCGTCTCGTATCCAAACTCACTGGTATGGTGGTACCACCGAACAAAGCGATCGTCGGTGCGAACGCGTTTGCGCACGAATCGGGTATTCACCAAGATGGAGTATTGAAAGAAAAAACGACTTATGAAATCATCCGTCCCGAGACGGTCGGTTTCCAGGAGTCCCGTTTGGTGCTTGGGAAACATTCAGGGCGTCACGCATTCCAGGAGAAACTGGCGGAGTTGGGTTACGAGCTTGATACGGAAGCATTGTCGGCAGTCTTTCAGAAGTTTAAAGAACTTTGTGATAAGAAGAAAACAGTCACTGACGAGGATATTCTCTCCTTGCTTGATGACCAATCGGTGGCGCATCATGAGGACTACTATTCTTTGGAATACCTTCATATTTCCTGTGGAACCGCTGGTGTTCCCACAGCAACTTTGCGGGTGCGCAGCAAGGATCATGAGGTGATCGAAGAAGCTGCGGTTGGCAACGGAGCGGTTGACGCCATCTATCGGGCGATTGACCGTATCACGGGAGAGACTGCGGAATTGGTGCAATATCAGATTTCTTCGGTCACCGGCGGGGGTGACGCACTTGGTGAAGTTCGCGTGCAACTGAAGCAAAATGAAGTGGTGTCCAACGGGAGAGCGGTATCAACTGACGTTCTGGTGGCGAGCGCCAAAGCATACCTTGATGCGGTCAATCGCATTATTAAGAAACGTGTTGATGTGCAGGGTGCAGGATATCGCCACAAAACGATGAGTGTCTCGCAAGGCTAG
- the leuB gene encoding 3-isopropylmalate dehydrogenase has product MPKIALLPGDGIGPEIMKEAVKVLEAVSERFQRTCTYEVLPIGGEAIDRYGDPLPEETLLGVKCVDAVLLGAVGGPKWDKEPAHRRPESGLLRLRKGLGVYANLRPIVACDSLLNVSTLKPEILRGVDILIVRELTGGIYFGAKERHAVEDGEQATDMLVYETKEIERVVRTAFHLASQRRGRLASVDKANVLESSRLWRETVNRIAPEYPDVKVEHVLVDNCAMQLIRNPRQFDVIVTENMFGDILSDEAAMLTGSIGMLPSASLGAEVDLYEPIHGSAPDIAGKGIANPVGIILSVAMMLRHSFGWEDEAQAIEHAVNHVFQEGYRTKDLASDSSYFLHTEEFGNKVVEEIVNFEMDFLFRRYATI; this is encoded by the coding sequence ATGCCAAAGATTGCACTGCTGCCAGGTGACGGTATTGGTCCGGAAATCATGAAAGAAGCGGTTAAAGTCCTGGAAGCGGTGTCCGAACGGTTTCAACGTACATGCACCTATGAGGTTCTGCCGATTGGTGGTGAAGCGATTGACCGCTATGGAGACCCGCTTCCTGAGGAAACTCTTCTTGGAGTCAAATGTGTGGATGCGGTGTTACTAGGAGCTGTAGGAGGGCCAAAGTGGGATAAAGAGCCAGCCCATAGGCGACCGGAGTCTGGCTTACTCAGACTTCGCAAGGGACTCGGTGTATACGCGAATTTACGTCCAATCGTGGCATGCGACTCTTTGTTAAATGTTTCCACATTGAAGCCTGAAATTTTGCGTGGTGTCGATATTTTAATCGTACGAGAACTTACTGGCGGGATCTATTTCGGCGCAAAAGAACGACACGCAGTTGAAGACGGGGAACAGGCAACCGATATGCTTGTCTATGAAACAAAAGAGATCGAGCGTGTCGTGCGCACGGCTTTCCATCTGGCGAGTCAAAGGCGTGGCCGTCTGGCTTCTGTGGATAAAGCGAATGTACTTGAATCTTCACGTCTTTGGAGGGAGACGGTCAATCGGATCGCCCCCGAGTATCCCGATGTTAAAGTGGAACATGTGCTCGTTGATAACTGTGCGATGCAACTGATTCGTAATCCGCGGCAATTTGATGTGATCGTTACGGAAAATATGTTTGGTGACATTCTATCCGATGAGGCTGCTATGTTAACCGGTTCGATCGGTATGTTACCATCCGCTTCGTTAGGGGCTGAAGTTGATTTGTATGAGCCGATCCACGGTTCGGCTCCAGACATCGCAGGAAAGGGGATTGCGAACCCGGTAGGCATCATTCTTTCGGTCGCCATGATGCTTCGCCATTCTTTCGGCTGGGAAGATGAAGCACAGGCGATCGAGCACGCTGTGAATCATGTGTTTCAAGAAGGATATAGAACGAAAGATCTTGCATCTGATAGCAGCTATTTCTTGCATACAGAAGAGTTTGGTAATAAGGTTGTAGAGGAAATTGTAAACTTCGAGATGGATTTCCTCTTCAGGCGGTATGCGACGATTTGA
- a CDS encoding methionine ABC transporter ATP-binding protein gives MIELINLTKEYRSGKQSITALKHINLQIHEGEIFGIIGHSGAGKSTLIRCINLLERPTSGEVVVDGVNLTALSPSELQAKRRSIGMIFQHFNLLSSATVFDNVAFPLRLAKRPKSEIKEKVDRLLQLVGLEAHSHKYPAQLSGGQKQRVGIARALANDPKVLLCDEATSALDPQTTQSILDLLVDINRKLGITIVLITHEMHVIRAICDRVAVIDGGNIVELGKVAEVFLNPRQDVTREFIAQIIESEFDRTILQETQKAHHETNGNRRVVQVSFLGASTYEPILSRVTQTHGVHFNILHGTISRMKDVPYGRLVLELIGSPELLDVTIRDLIANHLEVEVIG, from the coding sequence TTGATAGAGCTCATCAATCTTACGAAGGAATATCGATCGGGAAAACAATCGATTACCGCTTTGAAACATATCAATCTGCAAATTCACGAGGGGGAAATCTTCGGAATCATTGGTCACTCGGGTGCGGGTAAGAGTACGTTGATCCGTTGTATCAACCTGCTTGAACGGCCAACATCCGGAGAAGTGGTTGTCGATGGCGTTAATTTGACGGCACTCTCTCCATCTGAGTTACAAGCGAAACGCCGTTCGATCGGAATGATTTTTCAACATTTTAACTTGCTTTCATCGGCAACTGTGTTCGACAATGTTGCTTTTCCATTAAGACTCGCAAAAAGGCCGAAATCTGAGATTAAAGAAAAAGTGGATCGTTTGCTGCAACTCGTAGGTCTAGAAGCGCATAGCCACAAGTATCCGGCACAGCTTTCCGGAGGGCAAAAGCAAAGGGTCGGTATCGCGCGGGCGCTCGCTAACGACCCGAAGGTTTTGCTGTGTGATGAGGCGACTTCTGCGCTCGATCCGCAGACGACACAATCTATTCTCGATCTTCTGGTTGATATTAACCGAAAACTTGGTATTACAATCGTTTTGATCACACATGAAATGCATGTCATCCGCGCGATCTGCGACCGCGTTGCGGTGATCGATGGCGGAAATATCGTTGAATTGGGTAAAGTGGCCGAAGTATTCTTGAACCCGCGTCAGGATGTGACACGCGAATTTATTGCTCAGATCATTGAAAGCGAATTTGACCGTACGATCCTGCAAGAAACCCAAAAGGCTCATCATGAAACAAATGGAAATCGTCGGGTGGTTCAAGTCTCGTTTCTTGGCGCTTCCACATATGAGCCCATTTTATCGCGTGTGACCCAAACGCACGGTGTACACTTTAATATTTTACACGGAACGATTTCCCGGATGAAAGATGTACCTTATGGCCGACTGGTTCTTGAGTTGATCGGTTCACCGGAGTTGCTCGATGTTACGATTCGAGATTTGATCGCTAATCACTTGGAGGTGGAGGTGATCGGATGA
- a CDS encoding methionine ABC transporter permease has translation MMENVVWSEILQASYETLYMVALSTIFTVIIGLPLGIILVLTSKGHLLENRTVYQLLALIVNIFRSIPFIILLILLIPFTKLIVGTSIGVDAAIPPLVIGAAPFFARLVETALREVDRGVIEAAQSMGATTWQIIWKVLLPEARPGLIAGITITTVSLVGYSAMSGVIGGGGLGDLAVRYGYQMFQTDVMLITTAIMIVMVQVFQTMGDKLVLKYTRK, from the coding sequence ATGATGGAAAACGTGGTTTGGAGCGAAATTCTGCAAGCTTCCTATGAGACGTTGTACATGGTCGCATTATCGACAATATTTACAGTCATCATAGGGCTACCACTAGGTATTATCTTAGTTTTGACATCGAAAGGACATCTGCTTGAGAACAGGACAGTTTACCAATTATTAGCTCTCATCGTAAACATCTTTCGTTCCATACCGTTTATCATCTTGCTGATTCTGCTGATCCCATTTACCAAATTGATCGTCGGTACATCGATTGGTGTGGATGCAGCCATTCCGCCGCTTGTTATCGGAGCGGCTCCGTTCTTCGCCCGGCTGGTGGAAACAGCGTTGAGAGAGGTGGATCGCGGGGTGATTGAAGCGGCCCAATCGATGGGGGCAACTACTTGGCAGATCATTTGGAAAGTTCTGCTCCCGGAAGCGCGTCCAGGTCTTATTGCCGGTATCACGATAACAACCGTTTCTCTCGTCGGTTACTCGGCCATGTCGGGCGTGATTGGAGGTGGCGGTCTTGGAGATCTCGCTGTGCGTTATGGTTATCAAATGTTCCAGACAGATGTCATGTTGATAACGACCGCCATCATGATTGTCATGGTACAAGTCTTTCAAACGATGGGCGATAAGCTCGTCTTAAAATATACGCGCAAATAA
- a CDS encoding MetQ/NlpA family ABC transporter substrate-binding protein gives MLKKKWLLPAASLVLAMSLTACGQAKKDEAAPTKDSGKEVTLKVGASAVPHAEILNYIKPKLKQEGVELDVKVFNDYVQPNIQLNEKQLDANFFQHIPYLEQFNKDHNMNLVDVAKVHIEPMGVYTKKGEDIKKVKDGATISVPNDATNEGRALKLLEKAGVFQLDDTKGYKVTPSDIKENPHHVQIKPLEAAMLPRTIDDVDFAVINTNYALQANLNPTKDAVFIEGKDSPFANVLVTRQDNKDSEAIKKLVQELNSPDVKKYIEDHYKGAIVPAF, from the coding sequence ATGTTGAAGAAAAAATGGTTATTACCCGCAGCATCTCTCGTACTCGCGATGTCATTGACGGCTTGTGGCCAAGCGAAGAAAGATGAAGCCGCTCCCACAAAAGACAGCGGCAAAGAAGTGACCTTGAAGGTCGGAGCAAGCGCTGTGCCACACGCGGAAATTCTCAATTACATCAAGCCTAAATTGAAGCAAGAAGGCGTCGAATTGGATGTAAAAGTATTTAATGACTACGTACAGCCGAATATTCAGTTGAATGAAAAACAATTGGATGCAAACTTCTTCCAACACATTCCTTATCTTGAGCAATTCAATAAAGATCACAATATGAATCTTGTTGATGTTGCGAAGGTTCACATTGAACCGATGGGTGTCTACACGAAAAAGGGTGAAGATATCAAAAAGGTGAAAGATGGCGCGACGATCAGCGTGCCCAACGATGCGACAAACGAAGGACGTGCGCTGAAGTTATTGGAAAAAGCAGGAGTATTTCAGTTGGATGATACCAAAGGATACAAAGTGACGCCGAGCGATATTAAAGAGAATCCGCATCACGTTCAGATCAAGCCTTTGGAAGCTGCCATGCTGCCGCGCACAATCGACGATGTAGATTTTGCGGTGATCAACACCAATTACGCGCTTCAAGCGAATTTGAACCCAACGAAAGATGCTGTATTCATTGAAGGGAAAGATTCGCCATTCGCGAACGTTTTAGTCACGCGTCAAGACAATAAAGATTCGGAAGCTATCAAGAAGCTGGTTCAAGAATTGAACAGCCCTGACGTGAAGAAATACATTGAAGACCATTACAAAGGTGCGATTGTACCTGCATTCTAA